The window GGCTCGACATCCGGCTCGGCGGACAGCGCGTCGATCTGCAGCCGCATCCCGTGAGCGCGGCCCGCTGGTTCGGTGCCGCCGCGCCCGACCACACCGGACGCGGCAGCGCGGTCGCCGTGCGCGGGGCCGTCCACTGGGTCACCCACCGCTCGGGCCCGGCCCGCGCACTCGCCGCCGAACAGGGCGTACGGGCCCGGCTGCCGCGCACCTTCCGCGCGGACGGCGAGGAACACGTGGTGTGGGTGACGGACGCCGAGGGTGATGACGCCCTCGAGTTCGCGCCCGCCACCGGTGTCGCGCCCGGAGCCACCCCACGCCGGCTCGCCGCCGGACAGCTCGGGCGGGTGCTCGGGCTCGCGGTGGCGCCCGACGGCAGCCGCGCCGCGGTCGCCTCGCACGACGGCCGGGTCCTGCTCGTCGAGCGCGAGACCGGCGAGGTACGGGAGGTCGACCGCAGCGAGGACGGCGAGGTCTCCGGGCTCGCCTTCTCGCCCGACTCGGCCTGGCTCGCCTGGTCGCACCCCGGCCCGCGCCCGCTGCGCCAGCTCAAGCTCGCGAACACCGCGGACCTGTCGGTGACCGAGGCGACACCGCTCCGATTCCGGGACTACGCGCCCGCGTTCACCCTCGACGGGAAGCATCTGGCCTTCCTGTCGGCGCGGTCCTTCGACCCCGTCTACGACGAGCACGTCTTCGACCTGGCCTTCGTCGGGGGCTCGCGGCCGCATCTCATCACCCTCGCCGCGACCACCCCCTCGCCGTTCGGGCCGCAGCGGCACGGCCGGCCCTTCGAGGCGCCCGACAAGGACGAGACGCCCGACAGCGAGGGCTCCCCGGCGACCCGGATCGACCTCGACGGACTCGGCGACCGCATCGTGCCGTTCCCCGTCGAGGCCGCCCGCTACTCGGGACTGAAGGCCGCCAAGGACGGGCTGCTGTGGCTGCGGCACCCCGTGCGGGGCGTGCTCGGCGCCTCCCGCGCCACCCCGGACGACCCGGACCCGAAGACCGACCTGGAGCGCTACGACCTCGTCCAGCAGCGCATGGAGCACCTCGCCTCGGACGCCGACGGCTTCATGGTCACCGGCGACGGCAAGCGGATCCTGCTGTGGACCGACAGCAAGCTCAAGGTCGTACCGAGCGACCGGCGCGCCTCGAACGACGACGAGAGCGACACCAACATCACCGTCGACCTCTCGCGCATCCGCCAGACCGTCGACCCGGCCGCCGAGTGGCGGCAGATGTACGACGAGACCGGCCGCCTCATGCGCGACAACTTCTGGCGCCCCGACCTGGGCGGCACCGACTGGGACGGCGTACTGGACCGGTACCGGCCCGTGCTCGAACGGGTCGCCACCCACGACGACCTCGTCGACCTGCTGTGGGAGGTGCAGGGAGAGCTCGGCACCTCGCACGCGTACGTCATGCCGCGCGGCGGATACGGCGGCGGCGAGCGGCAGGGGCTGCTCGGCGCCGACATCTCCCGCCACGAGGACGGCCCGCAGGGTTCGCCGCAGTGGCGCATCGACCGCATCCTGCCGTCGGAGACCTCCGACCCGGACGCGCAGTCGCCGCTCGCCGCGCCCGGGGTCGCCGTGCGCGCAGGGGACGCGATCGTGGCCGTCTCCGGGCGGCCCGTCGACCCGGTGACCGGGCCCGGACCGCTGCTCGTCGGCACGGCGGGCAAGGCCGTCGAGCTCACCGTGTCCCCGGCGGGCGGCGGCGATCCGCGGCACGCCGTCGTCGTACCGATCTCCGACGAGGAACCGCTGCGCTACCACGCGTGGGTGGCCGACCGGCGCGCCTACGTCCACGAGAAGTCCGGCGGACGGCTCGGCTATCTCCACGTGCCCGACATGCAGGCGCCAGGCTGGGCGCAGATCCACCGCGACCTGCGGATCGAGGTCGCCCGCGAGGGTCTCGTCGTGGACGTCCGCGAGAACCGCGGCGGCCACACCTCCCAGCTGGTCGTCGAGAAACTCGCCCGGCGCATCGTCGGCTGGGACCTCGCCCGCGGCATGCGGCCCACCAGTTATCCGGAGGACGCGCCGCGCGGGCCCGTCGTCGCCGTCGCCAACGAGTTCTCCGGTTCGGACGGCGACATCGTCAACGCAGCGATCAAGGCCCTCGGTATCGGGCCCGTCGTCGGTACGCGTACCTGGGGTGGCGTCGTCGGGATCGACAGCCGGTACCGGCTCGTCGACGGGACGCTCGTCACCCAGCCCAAGTACGCGTTCTGGCTGGAGGGTTACGAGTGGGGCGTGGAGAACCACGGCGTCGATCCGGACGTCGAGGTGGTCCAGGCCCCGCAGGACTACGCGGCCGGGCGTGACGTGCAGCTCGACGAGGCGATCCGTATCGCGCTGGCGGCGCTGGAGGAAAACCCGACGAGGACGCCTCCGGTGTTGCCGGGTTCGTAGGGCACTCGGGTTCGCAGGGCGCCCGGAGCGCGGTTCT is drawn from Streptomyces liliifuscus and contains these coding sequences:
- a CDS encoding S41 family peptidase, yielding MTQTASAASAPYLRYPHLHGELIAFTAEDDVWVAPLDGGRAWRVSADNVPVNHPRISPDGTTVAWTSTRDGAPEVHIAPVDGGSTKRLTHWGSWKTQVRGWTPDGEVLALSTQGQASLRRSWARAVPLDGGPATTLPYGPVGDVARGGPGTLLLSAPMGREAAWWKRYRGGTAGKLWIDREGEGEAGEFVRLHADLDGNLEYPSWVGERVVFLSDHEGVGAVYSSLADASDLRRHTAVDGFYARHASTDGTRVVYASAGELWILDDLDGAEPRRLDIRLGGQRVDLQPHPVSAARWFGAAAPDHTGRGSAVAVRGAVHWVTHRSGPARALAAEQGVRARLPRTFRADGEEHVVWVTDAEGDDALEFAPATGVAPGATPRRLAAGQLGRVLGLAVAPDGSRAAVASHDGRVLLVERETGEVREVDRSEDGEVSGLAFSPDSAWLAWSHPGPRPLRQLKLANTADLSVTEATPLRFRDYAPAFTLDGKHLAFLSARSFDPVYDEHVFDLAFVGGSRPHLITLAATTPSPFGPQRHGRPFEAPDKDETPDSEGSPATRIDLDGLGDRIVPFPVEAARYSGLKAAKDGLLWLRHPVRGVLGASRATPDDPDPKTDLERYDLVQQRMEHLASDADGFMVTGDGKRILLWTDSKLKVVPSDRRASNDDESDTNITVDLSRIRQTVDPAAEWRQMYDETGRLMRDNFWRPDLGGTDWDGVLDRYRPVLERVATHDDLVDLLWEVQGELGTSHAYVMPRGGYGGGERQGLLGADISRHEDGPQGSPQWRIDRILPSETSDPDAQSPLAAPGVAVRAGDAIVAVSGRPVDPVTGPGPLLVGTAGKAVELTVSPAGGGDPRHAVVVPISDEEPLRYHAWVADRRAYVHEKSGGRLGYLHVPDMQAPGWAQIHRDLRIEVAREGLVVDVRENRGGHTSQLVVEKLARRIVGWDLARGMRPTSYPEDAPRGPVVAVANEFSGSDGDIVNAAIKALGIGPVVGTRTWGGVVGIDSRYRLVDGTLVTQPKYAFWLEGYEWGVENHGVDPDVEVVQAPQDYAAGRDVQLDEAIRIALAALEENPTRTPPVLPGS